One window of Penaeus chinensis breed Huanghai No. 1 chromosome 3, ASM1920278v2, whole genome shotgun sequence genomic DNA carries:
- the LOC125039887 gene encoding GRIP and coiled-coil domain-containing protein 1-like — MTSKKELLTTVEKQKEQLSKYEAKLKDVIRAYKGLLKEKEVLEASLSALTSVEKKTENAVTEGQQKSSEKDSESAQSDASANSQQKNNEQNAACEETSLQSPESLEALQNKVSTLTKALTTLTSEKNRIELSFQNDKKRLLSEKEKLEQQVGELQNAGKQKEVSMDEKLQDLRSRLIVAQHERDQDTQTTAVMLRELESKLAVERSGREKAETLLEEAKQQAQRPSTVAVSRPLEQYEKKITDLQNELEQVRSRLKKAEQQSEKPPLLLKIQGEMEDMRLQHRQAIQQERNRAATVEESARNLAQSHEDRVATLEGRLANLSLTVASYDRTRQEDLQAIQKLKEKVSELAQENTSLLARLGPETDNSESDINTLCRQLTKLKDQLIQANLHAPHPVDLEAILCAGENIHSRCQQEYDCLKEEFENYKIIANQKSETVGENVCRGECGKQLEDLRQKIRSLTTAAQLAAESHSLQVLAFKEEMASLRSSHESNLRRAETENRVAIVALEQQLAMQQQRSLNTLNERDMEIQRLTKEVHELRKSSAQSGLGTLEATAAILSQVSGGSEGPLLHHLEELARKDQEVSQLRREKRQLETTMREVQMAALNRQQAQQDKIERLEEEGERYRRNVSREGENLEYLKNVVLQYMTSSEAESRNLMLNAISAVLKFTSNEVENVRKYNTLWWWQPAPKTGVKVKTHH; from the exons ATGACTAGCAAAAAGGAACTTCTTACTACagtagaaaaacaaaaggaacagTTATCAAAATATGAAGCAAAATTGAAAG ATGTTATACGAGCATACAAAGGTTTACTTAAAGAAAAGGAGGTTTTAGAAGCAAGTCTGTCTGCTCTGACATCAgttgagaagaaaacagaaaatgcagTTACAGAAGGCCAACAAAAGTCTTCAGAAAAGGATAGTGAATCAGCACAGTCAGATGCCTCGGCTAATagtcaacaaaaaaataatgagcaG aATGCAGCATGTGAAGAGACCTCATTGCAGTCTCCAGAGAGCCTTGAGGCTTTGCAAAATAAAGTTTCAACACTAACTAAGGCTTTGACCACTTTAACTTCTGAGAAAAACAGAATTGAATTGTCATTCcagaatgataagaaaagactTTTAtcagagaaggaaaag TTGGAACAGCAAGTAGGAGAACTACAAAATGCAGGCAAGCAGAAAGAAGTTTCAATGGACGAGAAATTACAAGATTTACGCAGCCGCCTGATTGTTGCTCAGCATGAACGAGATCAAGATACCCAAACCACTGCAGTAATGTTAAG GGAATTGGAGAGCAAGTTGGCAGTAGAACGCAGTGGACGAGAAAAAGCAGAGACTCTATTAGAAGAAGCAAAGCAACAGGCACAGCGACCTTCTACAGTTGCAGTCAGCCGTCCGCTGGAACAGTatgagaagaaaataacagaTCTTCAGAATGAACTAGAACAG GTTCGTTCGCGCTTGAAGAAAGCAGAACAGCAGTCGGAGAAACCACCCTTACTGCTGAAAATccaaggagaaatggaggatatGAGACTCCAACATCGACAAGCAATCCAGCAA gAACGTAATCGTGCTGCTACTGTAGAGGAATCCGCAAGAAATTTAGCCCAGTCACACGAAGACCGAGTGGCAACCCTAGAAGGACGACTCGCTAATCTCTCCTTGACTGTAGCGTCATATGACCGAACACGTCAAGAAGATCTTCAAGCTATACAAAAACTCAAG GAAAAAGTGTCAGAACTGGCACAAGAAAACACCTCATTACTCGCACGCCTGGGACCAGAGACTGATAATAGCGAGTCAGACATCAATACACTTTGTCGACAGCTGACCAAGCTGAAAGACCAGCTCATTCAAGCAAACTTACATGCTCCTCATCCTGTTGACCTGGAAG CTATTCTGTGCGCTGGCGAGAACATTCATTCCCGTTGCCAGCAGGAATATGACTGTTTGAAGGAAGAATTTGAAAATTATAAGATCATTGCCAACCAAAAATCAGA AACTGTTGGAGAGAATGTGTGTAGAGGAGAATGTGGAAAACAGCTTGAAGACTTGCGACAGAAAATTCGTAGTTTGACTACAGCAGCTCAGCTGGCAGCTGAGTCCCATAGTCTTCAAGTATTAGCATTTAAAGAG GAAATGGCGTCTTTACGGTCATCTCATGAGAGTAATCTACGCCGTGCTGAAACAGAAAATCGAGTAGCCATTGTTGCATTAGAACAGCAATTGGCGATGCAGCAGCAGCGATCTCTAAATACCTTGAATGAGCGAGATATGGAGATTCAGCGTCTAACCAAGGAAGTGCATGAATTAAGGAAATCATCAGCCCAA aGTGGTTTAGGGACCCTAGAAGCAACAGCTGCTATTTTGTCGCAAGTGAGTGGTGGCAGTGAAGGGCCACTCTTACATCACTTGGAGGAACTAGCTCGCAAAGATCAAGAAGTATCCCAACTGAGACGTGAGAAACGGCAGTTGGAAACCACAATGAGGGAGGTTCAGATGGCAGCATTAAATAGACAGCAGGCTCAACAAGACAAAATTGAACGTttagaggaagaaggtgaaag GTACCGTAGGAATGTTTCACGGGAAGGTGAAAATCTGGAGTACTTGAAGAATGTTGTCCTACAGTACATGACGAGTTCAGAAGCTGAATCACGTAATCTCATGCTAAATGCTATATCTGCTGTCCTAAAATTCACCTCTAACGAGGTGGAAAATGTGAGAAAATACAATACACTCTGGTGGTGGCAACCTGCTCCAAAGACAGGGGTTAAGGTTAAAACTCATCACTAA